The Cucurbita pepo subsp. pepo cultivar mu-cu-16 chromosome LG05, ASM280686v2, whole genome shotgun sequence nucleotide sequence GTCATTGCTAAAAACTCGTCCCAATTAACCTTTCTCAGTTCTTTCTTCTCCGCCTCTGGGAGCTCGAAGTTGGGTTCCCTTCCACACATGAAAGCAGCTCTAGAATAGCAAAAGACTGATGATCAGCTccttgggtttttttttttttttttcacaaaatccTTTGTAAgcattaaaatgttaaaatgcACCAATTTTCTAGTTGTCgggtgagatctcatatcggtgaagaggggaacggaggcgtggaaacctctctctaacagacgcgttttaagatcTTTGggggaaagtccgaaagggaaaacccaaagagaacaatatctactagtggtgggttaaggcggttacaaatggtattagagctaagttcgtgtgccagcaaggatgctgggcccccaaggaaggtggattgtgaaatcccacatcggttggtgaGGGGAACGAAGGTGCAAAAACTTCGACCTAGctgacacgttttaaaaccttaagaggaAGCTCAGAAAGACAATGGGGCTTGGGTGGTTACATATCTTAGGGACAAAATGCCATTAATATATTCATCAATCAGCTAGAACTTTAGCACTTCAAAATGGTACCTGTCATACAAATGAGCAGCTTCTTCTTGTGATTCAACAGTTCCCAAGTGTATTTGTTTCTTGTCAACCTTAATAGCAGCCTGCCATTTCATGTTCTTGAAATAAACACCTCTCATTAAGAAACATTCTTCTGGAAACTGCTTTCTCCGGTGTCGTTTTCTATGTTTTACGGGCGGTTCTGCAAATAAAAAGCATATGAACAGAAAGATATCACTTCAAAACTCAGTGAAAAATGAAACCAAACACACCTGCAAATGGCTCATCACTTTTCTCCTTTGATGTGTCCAAAACAGATACCCTCGACGATTCGGTCTCTAAATTTGCAACGGGATTCTGAAAAATGCCATATTATCAAGATGAGTATCGAGCATAAATGTACTCGTTATGCACTACAAGACATAAACATGATGTGATTATGCAGTGATTGAAGAAACtggaaatcaaaataatactGACCACCTCTATCTCGTTGAATTCGTTCGAACAGATGGGATGAACACTGATCGAAGAGTGCTCGAGATCTTCAGCAGTCGAATTTTCAGAAAACTTTGAAACTGGAGCATCAAGTGAGCCTTTGCCTACAAAATGAGTATAAGAAGCCTTCTGTGGTTCTGTTATGAATCAAATGAATAGAAATGACATTTTCTCAATGCCATAGCTTCAAGACATTACCAGTGCAAAGTCCGAGGAGTTTACGCCTTCTTAAGCTCACCATAATTAGCTTCGATCGCGTTATCGCTGGTACTATTTGGTTGTATTTCCTGGATCACCTCACATCTAGAGCAGAGAAGTAGAACAAACTCAATCAGGTTCCATGAGAAGAAAAACGACATCTCCAAAACACTGGGACCGACAGACAAACAACAAACTGATCAATAAGGCTCAAAGAACAGAATTGTGGCATCTATCATAATGGGGATAAAGAATGCAAGTTGCTGAGAACAATCAATAAGGAAGACTTGTTTTCACGTTGATTCATACATTTAAGAGCACTCAAATCAAATGGAAATCAAATGGATGAGAACATATGTagcagtccaagcccaccgctagcagatattgtctgctttagcccattacgtatcgttgtcagcctcatggttttaaaacgcgtctattagggagaggtttccacactcttataccgaatattttattcccttctccaactgatgtaggatctcacaatccatcctccttggggcccagcatcctcattggcacaccactcgatgtaaggctctgataccatttgtaataactcaagcccaccgctttagcccgttacgtatcaccgtcagtctcacagttttaaaacacgtctgctaaggagaggtttccacacccttataaagaatgtttcgtttctctctccaatcgatgtaggatctcacaatccaccctccttggaggctagcgttctcactggcacaccgctcggtgtccaactctgataccatttgtaatagcccaagctcactgcttTAGCTCCTTAtgtattgtcatcagcctcccagttttaaaacgcgttgctagggagaggtttccacacccttataaggaatgtttcgttccactctccaaccgatgtaggatctctagcacaccactcggtgtccGGCTttgtaccatttgtaacagcccaagcccaccgctttAGCCCCTTACATAttaccgtcaacctcacagtttcaAAATGCGTTGCTAAGGAGaggattccacacccttataaggaatgtttcgttctcctctccaaccaatgtaggatctcacaacaaaAGTTCTCATATTATCAAAATACAAatcaaagaggaagaagaagaaaacataaacATCTTAGTGAAGTATATTCTTCTTTTGTACCTAAAAAACAGTGTTTAACTTCACTTTCTCTCAACCGAAGCGATCTAAATGAAGTCAAAATGCACAACAGGAGGTACTACACCAAAATTCAAGTATCATTCTATGAATCAATAATCTAAAAGCAGTGCCAACATAAACTATCACCATCCAAAAAGCAGTAAATTGCAGTACAAAACTAGTAGCTATCAGCCAAAAGAACCTTGAATTGAgcaaaaaaccaaacaaatttgGTGAACTCCATTAGCAAACTTCCCAATCTATTCAAATCAAACGTAGCTCAACTTgtttaaacttaaaacttcAACTCAGAATCTAAACCTATCAAATTCGGTGCTGGAAATTCTCAAACTCATCGCTACAAGTCAACCCAGCCGCCGACAAGAAATTCAGATACCAAATTCCTCAAAACGCCAATCTAAACAAACGCAGCACTAAACAGACGCTAACTCAGAAAccaaaaatccaaaacaaacaaacaaacaagtgaTCGGCATTCGGATTCCGCCCGTCAACGCCGAATGTCGACGACCGGAGACCAAACAAAACCGATCAAAAAACAGAGAGCCGCCGCTCATACCTGAGGtcgcggcggcggaggaggcgTAGAAAAACGATCGAAAAACAAAAGCGGGTTGAGATTACGAGGAGAAAGGATTATACGCAAATTCTGAACTCATGCATCATCTGTTTCTCTACCACCTTTTTGAAATCCCTCGTTTTGTAAATTTGTTCTGTTTGGACTGATGACCCGAACCAGGTGGTGGTCTGCAATGGAGGAAGAGAGAATAAAATTggttttagagagagaaatactaatgagagagaaagaacgTGACTTCTATGCAATTCATCAACAACATTTTCAATCACATTCCCACCTTATAAATGctcaaaattttccaaaattgacatatttttGCATTAATAAACATTATATGTtcatattacaaaataattatatataaatttattgatttaggATTAATACATCTCTAATATCAAATCTCGAACCGAAAATTATcggtaaatatttttataaataatttatatttcgaTTTAAGAGGTAATAAAATCTATGAACTGACATGAAAATCTcgtgaataaattaaaaccagtaaaaataagaacaatgtACAAAACGACATATTATaggtcaaaattttataatccacgtcaaagaaaacaatttatGATGCAATAACacgatattatttttgtcgTAGGTAATCCAGATAGATATCAATttaagtaaatatatatatttagataatatttcgatctaaaatatattaatttagttaaaatattattaatttatagattaattgattaaaacaattaaaaaaattatatatatatatatatatatacatacatacatgcattACATACCTTTTGTTCTAACaaattactatatatatatatatatatattccatttTATAAGCATAataatctaattatttaaaatacttgcgtgtggaagaaaaaaaaaattaattgctAATAATTATTGACCAATTCTAGGAGACGGGCTCTGAGTCAAACAACGAGGTCTCGAATTTAGGATACGAACAAATAATTTggagatatttattttaattaattttacttgGTCAAAGGAAAAGGGTATTTTCGTAAATTGTAAAGGGTGGAGCTTAGGAACAGATAAGGGAGGACATATTGGGGATTAAAGGAAATGATGAAGGGTAGTTcgggaaaataaaataatggctAGAGACACCGACGAATCGGTGATTGGATGTCGGGCACCCACCTACGCGTGTGGCGCGCTCTGATCAATTTTGAACGTTTTATCAACCAgaccaataatttaattaattaaacgaTTAAggaagattaaatatttttggattggaaaataaattaataagggattttttaagagttatttaatatttcctTCACCCGCCTATTTCTATGCATCGCGGATATTTATATAATCGGAGTTGCAGATTTCGTGGCGGGAGACAGGGTATGGTTTTTTTGCTCGGAATACTGTTGCTGTTGATTCCAATCTGTCCATAATGATCTATGGCGTCAACTCTCCTCCGTTCGGCTCTGTCCTCAGCCAGAAAGGAGGAGGAGCCTACGATAATAGGTATGCGACGATCTTGTTTCACCATGTTTACATTCAGAAATGAATTTGTTGAGATTTGGTAATGTAGTTCGTTAACTTGATCTTATCTGTTCTCTGGAACTGTgcatttggtttgttttttattctaggttgttttgattttcgtttaattcattttgtttttggtttcggCCTGGAAAGTTGTGTTATCGGCTACTGGTTTGTTTGATTGTGCGACTTTTTGGATTGCTTTAGAAGTGAGTTAACTGTACTACAGGCTTAAGTAGTTTAGGTTGTTGAATGATTATTGATATTTGTTTGCTAGATATCGATTCATTCTCCGGAGGAAACTAACGAAGTATGATGATCTTAGAACTGTGTAGGAGTTATCGtgtcatttttatttggcCAGTTAGTTCGCTGTTTGGTCTTCGTCTTGCTTTTATGGCCAGTTAGTTCGCTGTTTCTTACTTTGTTAGTGAATAAAAGCATGAAGCGCGATTTTAGTTGATACTAATAATCACCTAGAGATTTGACAGTCGAACTGTACCACTAACCTCTATGGAAAGCTTCTTAGCATAGTTTAATTACTTCCGTTTTAGATTCCTTGAGACTTCGGATTTACCCGATTTGAATTCAGTATATAGCTAGCGACGACGGATTTGCAATttctatttaaactttaaagtACAGTTGTGTTCTTTAAGATTTCTGAGTGTAAATTAAACTTTCCTTTGGAGTCTTCGGCTTCAAATGAACAACGGCTATTTAACAACACTAGCGGTTGCATTTCAATTATAGCGGTTGCTTTATCTTGGTGTAAATGTTACTACACTAGCTTTAGCAGTTTTAGTCTTAATGATCTTttggcctttttttttttaatctgcTTTAGCCTGGAGTTTAGATTTCCTTCCCTTTTGTTGTATTTCATACTACCAATCTGTTTACTATTAAAGaatacaaagaagaagaaaaaaagtgcATATTTCAATCCTTCGAAAGCGCATGACCGACATAGCTTTCTTTATTTCTGATCTTTTGGATTTGGCCTGGCTGACCGTTTATTCTATGCGGCATTATTACATTGGCTTAAAAATTATGATCACACTGTAGTGAATACCTTATCAAACGAAGCCTAAAGGTTAAAAGATTGTGCCcccattccttttctttcctctcatTATTCAGCTTCCCGAATATTCTTAATTGTTGCGCTTATGATTAAGTCAACATTTAAAggggaaataattttattcttgtGTTGAATGCTTGTCTCTACTGTTTCAATTACGCAAGCCTATGACTATTTTCCCCAATGCGTAATCCAGAAATATTAATATCGAAACATATTCTGTATTTTGGAATATATTTCCTCCATTGATAACAATTGCATTGTAATGTTGTAGATGGGCATTTGTTGTCTGATCTGATCATGTTGTTATTTGTAATGTTTACTTCAGAAAAATTGAGGAGCAGAAGCCCGAAGAGCAGAGATTCAAGGCAAACAAGAACAAGCCTATCATGACAGAGTAATAACAGAATATGTATGTTCTAGATCATATTGTAGTCGAGTTcgaattattttaatagaaCCAGTTTTCATCTtccttttatgattttataaacatttttccGTGGGAGTATCATGGGTTGGAATGGGCAAGATTATTTCCTGCGAAACCAAAAGGTTCGACATTGAGTCAATCTGCCTGGCAAAGAGTAACAATTC carries:
- the LOC111795799 gene encoding ethylene-responsive transcription factor-like protein At4g13040 isoform X2, giving the protein MVSLRRRKLLGLCTGKGSLDAPVSKFSENSTAEDLEHSSISVHPICSNEFNEIENPVANLETESSRVSVLDTSKEKSDEPFAEPPVKHRKRHRRKQFPEECFLMRGVYFKNMKWQAAIKVDKKQIHLGTVESQEEAAHLYDRAAFMCGREPNFELPEAEKKELRKVNWDEFLAMTRLAIANKKQKRVSPESKNSKLPMLGNDDLNKRQDEFSDLSAPEDIEQLAMKF
- the LOC111795799 gene encoding ethylene-responsive transcription factor-like protein At4g13040 isoform X1, whose translation is MVSLRRRKLLGLCTGKGSLDAPVSKFSENSTAEDLEHSSISVHPICSNEFNEIEVNPVANLETESSRVSVLDTSKEKSDEPFAEPPVKHRKRHRRKQFPEECFLMRGVYFKNMKWQAAIKVDKKQIHLGTVESQEEAAHLYDRAAFMCGREPNFELPEAEKKELRKVNWDEFLAMTRLAIANKKQKRVSPESKNSKLPMLGNDDLNKRQDEFSDLSAPEDIEQLAMKF